One segment of Gammaproteobacteria bacterium DNA contains the following:
- the rsxC gene encoding electron transport complex subunit RsxC: MEENNHKLWHFHGGLKLNPHKKISTGTPLRRVPPPDTLTLPTHQHIGDPAEVLVKVGDRVNKGQLLARANGYISARVHASSSGTVVEVGQRPVPHPSGMNAECIVIDTDGRDDWGDSRLPAIDDYTALSPASLRSRVRECGIVGLGGAAFPTSVKLNPLPHHTIDTLIINGVECEPYITCDDTLIRERAGDLIESARILRHAMGNPECILAIESDMPAARDALWEALGGEQADGIRVAVVPTIYPSGSEKQLIRVLTGREVPAHGLPHDVGLVCQNVGTAYAVYRAVRHGEPLLERIVTVTGRGVEAPCNLEVLLGTPVAEVIATAGGYTPSAQRLIMGGPMMGIALQDDIVPVVKATNCLLVASASEIDQPQPMMPCIRCGECARVCPAALLPQELYRHAKNREFDRVQEFNLFDCIECGCCAYVCPSRLPLVHYYRFAKSEIGERERERKASDLARRRFEFRQERLEREKLERAERQARKRAKVASKASAPDKKAAIDAAVERSRARREQRSADESARPDVVEQQSGEVENTDQIHAREQ; this comes from the coding sequence ATGGAGGAAAACAACCACAAACTCTGGCACTTCCACGGTGGGCTGAAACTCAATCCGCACAAGAAGATCTCCACCGGCACGCCGCTTCGGCGCGTTCCTCCACCTGACACCCTGACCCTGCCCACACATCAGCACATCGGGGACCCCGCCGAAGTGCTCGTCAAGGTCGGTGACCGTGTGAACAAGGGTCAACTCCTGGCACGCGCCAACGGCTACATCAGCGCCCGGGTGCATGCTTCCTCATCGGGAACCGTCGTTGAGGTTGGCCAGCGCCCGGTCCCCCACCCCTCCGGCATGAACGCCGAGTGCATCGTCATCGACACCGACGGCAGAGACGACTGGGGAGATTCGCGCCTGCCGGCTATCGACGACTACACCGCCCTGTCCCCCGCCTCGCTGCGCAGCCGGGTGCGCGAATGTGGCATCGTTGGCCTGGGCGGTGCGGCCTTTCCCACCTCGGTCAAGCTGAATCCGCTTCCGCACCATACCATCGACACCCTGATCATCAACGGCGTCGAGTGCGAGCCCTATATCACCTGCGACGACACGCTGATCCGGGAACGCGCGGGCGATCTGATCGAGAGTGCTCGGATATTGCGGCACGCGATGGGAAACCCGGAGTGCATTCTCGCCATCGAGAGCGATATGCCCGCCGCCCGGGACGCCCTCTGGGAGGCCCTTGGTGGGGAGCAGGCCGACGGCATCCGCGTGGCCGTGGTTCCAACGATCTATCCTTCCGGAAGCGAGAAGCAGCTTATCCGGGTACTCACCGGCAGGGAGGTTCCGGCCCACGGTCTCCCGCACGATGTCGGGTTGGTCTGTCAGAACGTCGGCACGGCCTACGCGGTCTACCGCGCGGTGCGCCATGGCGAGCCCCTGCTCGAACGAATCGTGACTGTCACGGGTCGCGGCGTCGAGGCGCCATGCAACCTGGAAGTGCTGCTCGGGACCCCCGTCGCCGAGGTGATCGCGACCGCCGGTGGATATACCCCATCAGCGCAGCGGCTGATCATGGGTGGCCCGATGATGGGTATCGCGCTGCAGGACGATATCGTTCCGGTCGTGAAGGCGACCAACTGCCTGCTGGTCGCCTCGGCCAGCGAGATCGATCAACCTCAGCCCATGATGCCGTGTATCCGTTGCGGTGAATGCGCTCGCGTGTGCCCAGCGGCCCTGCTGCCCCAGGAGCTCTATCGTCACGCGAAGAACAGGGAATTCGATCGGGTACAGGAATTCAACCTGTTTGACTGCATCGAATGCGGATGTTGTGCGTACGTATGTCCGAGCCGTCTGCCACTGGTACACTACTACCGCTTCGCCAAGAGCGAGATCGGCGAGCGCGAGCGCGAGCGCAAGGCCTCAGACCTGGCCAGACGCCGCTTCGAGTTTCGCCAGGAGCGGTTGGAACGGGAGAAACTCGAGCGAGCCGAGCGGCAGGCACGTAAGCGGGCCAAGGTGGCCTCGAAGGCATCTGCACCAGACAAGAAAGCGGCGATCGATGCCGCCGTGGAACGTTCTAGAGCCCGGCGCGAGCAACGTTCCGCCGACGAATCCGCGCGACCCGACGTGGTCGAGCAGCAAAGCGGCGAAGTGGAGAACACCGACCAGATCCATGCCAGGGAGCAGTGA
- a CDS encoding TlpA family protein disulfide reductase, with translation MNSSLRLTAAYVLAGIVAAFTGFAIQKRLGDRTEPIQPAQVNRLTVSANELIGHTRPAFTLPDLDGKPVSISHWDGNVVLINFWATWCPPCRREIPEFQQVRDHYAGRGFEIVGVAIDNRDSVIEFLTEAGVDYPQLLGERDVIGISREYGNRYGALPYSVLVGRDGKVEFVRPGELSGETLDAEVEKLL, from the coding sequence ATGAATTCCTCCCTTCGACTGACCGCTGCGTACGTCCTGGCCGGCATCGTCGCAGCGTTTACCGGGTTCGCGATCCAGAAGCGTCTTGGCGACCGTACAGAGCCGATTCAGCCGGCCCAGGTCAACCGGCTCACCGTCTCGGCCAACGAACTGATCGGACACACCCGCCCGGCTTTCACACTCCCCGACCTCGATGGCAAACCCGTCAGCATCAGTCACTGGGACGGAAACGTCGTGCTGATCAACTTCTGGGCGACCTGGTGCCCGCCGTGCCGGCGCGAGATCCCTGAATTCCAGCAGGTCCGCGATCACTACGCGGGCCGCGGCTTCGAGATCGTCGGAGTGGCGATCGACAATCGCGACTCGGTCATCGAATTCCTGACGGAGGCCGGGGTCGACTATCCACAGTTGCTCGGGGAGCGGGACGTAATCGGGATCTCCCGCGAATACGGAAACCGCTACGGCGCACTGCCGTACAGCGTCCTGGTCGGACGCGACGGAAAGGTCGAGTTCGTCCGGCCCGGAGAGCTGTCTGGCGAAACCCTGGACGCGGAGGTCGAGAAGTTGCTGTAA